In the Mycolicibacter sp. MU0102 genome, one interval contains:
- a CDS encoding MCE family protein, translated as MKTRNPLQIAAAGLVALLLLAGAGILVRQTVLKPTRITAYFSTATAIYPGDEVRVAGVKVGTIDRIEPQGTQAKLTLRVDRKVPIPADAKAVIVAPNLVAARFVQLTPAYHRGDGPTLADGAVIPREHTAVPVEWDEVKTQLNRLAAELGPRSGISGTSASRFIDSAANAMDGNGAKLRETLKQLSGVARIFAEGSGNIVDIISGLQTFVTALRDSDQQIVVFESRLATLTSVVNDSRSNLDAALTDFAAAIDTVRDFVAGSRAETAEALQGVAKVSQTLVDSKNAIRNILHITPNAIANTLNMYNVTSGTPVGSFAFANFSNPVQAICTMTGAIGNVTSTETGKLCEGYLGPAMRLLNFNGLPFPMSPYLTKAASPDKLIYTDPALMPHAEHPGDLPEQTPSISAYTGLNGDVPPPPGWTDPLQPRGSYAPDGLPATATPPLIPGAPLPSPTTFDGMLLPGGPPPGPPPGLPGPLPAEGTPSP; from the coding sequence ATGAAGACCCGTAATCCACTGCAGATCGCGGCGGCAGGCCTGGTGGCACTGCTGCTACTGGCGGGTGCGGGCATCCTGGTCCGCCAGACCGTCCTGAAGCCGACCCGGATCACCGCGTACTTCTCCACCGCTACCGCGATCTATCCCGGTGACGAGGTCCGGGTTGCCGGGGTGAAGGTCGGCACTATCGACCGCATCGAACCGCAGGGCACGCAGGCCAAACTGACGTTGCGGGTCGACCGCAAGGTGCCGATACCGGCCGATGCCAAAGCTGTCATCGTCGCGCCCAACCTGGTGGCGGCGCGGTTCGTCCAACTGACCCCCGCCTACCACCGCGGCGACGGGCCGACCCTTGCTGACGGCGCGGTTATCCCGCGCGAGCACACCGCTGTCCCGGTCGAGTGGGATGAGGTCAAGACCCAGTTGAACCGGCTTGCCGCCGAATTGGGGCCGCGCAGCGGAATTTCGGGAACGTCGGCGTCGCGCTTCATCGACAGCGCGGCCAATGCGATGGACGGTAACGGCGCCAAACTGCGCGAGACGCTGAAGCAGCTCTCCGGCGTGGCCCGGATCTTCGCCGAGGGTAGCGGCAATATCGTTGACATCATCTCGGGTCTGCAGACGTTCGTGACCGCGCTACGCGATAGTGATCAGCAGATCGTGGTGTTCGAGTCGCGGCTCGCCACGTTGACCAGTGTGGTCAACGACAGCCGATCCAACTTGGATGCAGCGCTCACCGACTTCGCGGCTGCGATCGACACGGTCCGGGATTTCGTGGCGGGGAGCCGCGCCGAAACCGCCGAGGCCCTGCAGGGCGTTGCCAAAGTCAGTCAGACGCTGGTCGATTCGAAGAATGCGATCCGCAATATCCTGCATATCACCCCGAACGCGATCGCCAACACGCTCAACATGTACAACGTGACCAGCGGGACCCCGGTGGGTTCGTTCGCGTTCGCCAACTTCAGCAACCCGGTTCAGGCGATCTGCACGATGACCGGCGCGATCGGCAACGTGACGTCGACGGAGACCGGCAAGCTGTGCGAGGGGTACCTCGGTCCGGCCATGCGTCTGCTGAACTTCAACGGGCTCCCGTTCCCGATGTCTCCGTACCTGACGAAGGCGGCCAGCCCGGACAAGTTGATCTACACCGACCCGGCGTTGATGCCGCACGCCGAACATCCGGGAGATCTGCCGGAACAGACGCCGTCGATTTCGGCCTACACCGGGCTGAACGGCGACGTCCCGCCCCCACCCGGGTGGACGGATCCGCTGCAGCCGCGGGGTTCCTACGCGCCGGACGGACTGCCCGCCACAGCGACGCCGCCGCTGATCCCCGGTGCGCCGCTGCCCAGTCCGACCACCTTCGACGGGATGCTGCTGCCGGGCGGTCCGCCGCCGGGGCCGCCGCCCGGCTTGCCTGGTCCGTTACCCGCGGAAGGGACACCCTCACCATGA
- a CDS encoding CaiB/BaiF CoA transferase family protein, with product MRPLEGVRVLEVAMYGFVPSAGAVLAEWGAEVIKVEHAVTGDPQRGLRQTGMLRVEGDPNPNIEHANRGKRSIGLDVSTPEGREVLLELAKRADVFLTSFLPGHRRKFAMDVEDIRAVNPKIIYARGSALGPRGIESEKGGYDMTAFWCRAGTAATITPPGIEGMIGPPGPAYGDTISGTNLAGGIAAALFKRERTGEPSVVDVSLLGSGLWAMGHTVALTSHLGERLIQQPPGVHGSPINPLVGVYATADERYISFVMMQPTKFWADVCQHMELHDYIDDPRFATAQSFAEHTAAAVEILRAAMAKRTLPEWSERFATLAGPWAPVQDTLQAAQDAQIRANEYIVQAGELELVANPVQFDVAAPVTGAAPGFAEQTDEILAELGLDWDRIIELKTVGAVT from the coding sequence ATGAGGCCGCTCGAGGGCGTTCGTGTCCTGGAAGTCGCGATGTACGGATTCGTCCCCTCGGCCGGTGCCGTGCTGGCGGAGTGGGGCGCCGAGGTCATCAAGGTCGAGCACGCGGTGACGGGTGACCCGCAGCGCGGCTTGCGTCAAACCGGCATGTTGCGGGTCGAAGGCGACCCCAACCCCAACATCGAGCACGCCAACCGCGGTAAGCGCAGCATCGGTCTGGACGTGTCGACGCCCGAGGGGCGCGAAGTGTTGCTCGAACTGGCAAAACGCGCAGACGTCTTTCTGACCAGTTTTCTTCCCGGTCACCGCCGCAAGTTCGCCATGGATGTCGAGGACATCCGTGCGGTCAACCCGAAGATCATCTACGCCCGCGGCAGCGCGCTGGGCCCCCGCGGCATCGAATCGGAAAAGGGCGGTTACGACATGACCGCCTTCTGGTGTCGCGCCGGTACCGCCGCCACCATCACCCCGCCCGGTATCGAGGGCATGATCGGCCCGCCCGGACCCGCCTACGGGGACACCATCTCCGGCACCAACCTGGCCGGCGGTATCGCGGCGGCGCTGTTCAAGCGTGAGCGCACCGGCGAGCCGTCGGTGGTGGATGTGTCCCTACTGGGCAGCGGCCTGTGGGCCATGGGCCATACGGTCGCCTTGACCAGTCATCTGGGCGAGCGCCTGATTCAACAGCCGCCCGGAGTGCATGGTTCGCCGATCAACCCGCTGGTAGGGGTTTACGCGACCGCCGACGAGCGCTACATCTCCTTTGTCATGATGCAGCCCACCAAGTTCTGGGCCGACGTGTGCCAACACATGGAACTGCACGACTACATCGACGATCCACGGTTTGCCACCGCGCAGTCCTTTGCCGAGCACACCGCGGCGGCCGTGGAAATCCTGCGCGCGGCAATGGCCAAGCGGACGCTACCCGAGTGGAGTGAGCGCTTCGCCACGCTGGCCGGCCCGTGGGCGCCGGTCCAGGACACCCTGCAGGCCGCGCAGGACGCGCAGATCCGCGCCAACGAATACATCGTGCAGGCAGGTGAACTCGAGTTGGTTGCCAACCCAGTGCAGTTCGACGTGGCCGCACCGGTGACCGGTGCGGCACCCGGATTCGCCGAGCAGACCGACGAAATCCTTGCCGAGCTGGGCCTGGACTGGGACCGCATCATCGAACTCAAGACCGTCGGCGCGGTCACCTAG
- a CDS encoding MCE family protein — protein sequence MLKYHGSHLMRMGLIGVVVVAFIVAIGLQPEQLIQWATCVRYQARFAEAGGLSTGADVTLSGIKVGSVTDVALDNGDALVTFTLAGKYGLGGQTTAHIRTGSLLGERVLTVEPAGSGKMHPLEVIPLTRTSSPYSLVDVVGELTTNTAGTDTESLNRSLDTLSDTIDQIAPQLGPTFDGLSRLSRAVNSRNEGLADLLKSAADLTGVLSERSQQINSLILDADSLVEVLNTRRQAIVNLLVSTSAVSRQLSELVAQNNEQLKPTLAKVIELNKILEKNRDNLAKALPGLAKYELTQGETVSNGAYYSAYVPNLFLPQLFQPFFDYAFGFRRGVDAGQPPDNAGPRAEIPFPVNGIPQPGDLPPR from the coding sequence ATGCTGAAGTATCACGGCAGCCACCTCATGCGCATGGGTCTTATCGGCGTTGTGGTCGTCGCGTTCATCGTCGCGATCGGGCTGCAGCCCGAACAACTGATCCAGTGGGCCACCTGCGTGCGCTACCAGGCGCGGTTCGCCGAAGCCGGTGGCCTCAGTACTGGCGCCGACGTCACGCTGTCGGGGATCAAGGTGGGCTCGGTGACCGACGTCGCGCTCGACAACGGCGATGCCCTGGTTACCTTCACCCTGGCGGGCAAGTACGGGCTGGGCGGGCAAACCACCGCGCACATCCGCACCGGGTCGCTGCTCGGTGAGCGGGTGCTGACGGTCGAGCCGGCCGGCAGCGGCAAGATGCACCCGCTCGAGGTCATCCCGCTCACCCGCACGTCGTCGCCGTACTCACTGGTCGATGTGGTCGGTGAACTCACCACCAACACCGCCGGTACCGACACCGAGTCGCTGAACCGGTCATTGGACACCCTCTCGGACACCATCGACCAGATCGCCCCGCAGTTAGGGCCGACGTTCGACGGCCTGAGCAGGCTGTCCCGGGCGGTGAACAGCCGCAATGAAGGCCTTGCCGATCTGCTGAAGTCGGCCGCCGATCTCACCGGTGTGCTTTCCGAACGCAGCCAGCAGATCAATTCGTTGATCCTGGACGCCGACAGCCTCGTCGAGGTGCTCAACACCCGGCGGCAGGCGATCGTCAACCTGCTGGTCAGCACCTCGGCGGTGTCGCGGCAGTTGTCCGAACTCGTCGCCCAGAACAACGAACAGCTCAAACCGACGCTGGCGAAGGTCATTGAGCTGAACAAGATCCTGGAGAAGAACCGGGACAATCTCGCCAAAGCGCTGCCCGGTCTGGCGAAATACGAACTGACCCAGGGTGAGACGGTGTCCAACGGTGCTTACTACAGCGCCTATGTGCCGAACCTGTTCCTGCCGCAGTTGTTCCAGCCATTCTTCGATTACGCGTTCGGCTTCCGGCGCGGCGTCGACGCCGGGCAGCCGCCGGACAATGCCGGGCCGCGGGCCGAGATTCCGTTCCCGGTCAATGGGATTCCGCAACCAGGAGATCTGCCGCCCCGATGA
- a CDS encoding MCE family protein: protein MIGLRSLRRSAALALAVAGTTTGCAFGGLNSMALPGVQGRGSGAQHFTVELANVGTLESNSPVMLSDVVIGSIGKMTVSNWHANVDIAVNPGVEVPANAVATVGQTSLLGSMHLALNPPIGQAPTGRLMSGAKIPLSDSSTYPSTEQTLSSLAVLVNGGGLGQIGDIIHNFSASMAGRESDIRDLIVRLDHFTGALDRQRNNIVEAIEEMNRTATTFAGQRDTIDRALNKIPPAIDVLIKERPKFVTALTKLGQFGDLSAGLVNDSGHQLVSDLIHIEPALRSLADIGPELNSAVAYASAFPYGPNAIERAVRGDFLNLFAVFDLTKPRLKRALFAGTQWGDEDAKLVPAPGDPWYLNFSQDPLQEPILQSSGQALPQGAVGSGGGG from the coding sequence ATGATCGGTCTCCGTTCCTTGCGGCGCAGCGCTGCACTTGCCCTCGCGGTCGCCGGTACCACCACCGGCTGTGCCTTCGGCGGTCTGAACTCGATGGCGTTGCCGGGTGTTCAGGGACGCGGTTCCGGGGCGCAGCACTTCACAGTCGAGCTGGCCAATGTCGGGACACTGGAATCCAATTCGCCGGTGATGCTCTCCGATGTGGTGATCGGCAGCATCGGCAAGATGACCGTCAGTAACTGGCATGCCAACGTCGACATCGCGGTCAACCCCGGTGTCGAGGTGCCGGCGAATGCGGTGGCGACCGTCGGGCAGACCAGCCTGCTCGGTTCCATGCACCTGGCGCTCAATCCGCCGATCGGGCAGGCGCCGACGGGGCGATTGATGTCCGGAGCCAAGATCCCGCTGAGCGACTCCTCGACCTATCCGTCTACCGAACAGACCCTGTCCTCGCTGGCGGTGCTGGTCAATGGCGGCGGGCTCGGGCAGATCGGTGACATCATCCACAACTTCAGCGCCTCGATGGCAGGCCGGGAAAGCGACATTCGCGATCTGATCGTCCGGCTGGACCACTTTACCGGTGCGCTGGACCGGCAACGGAACAACATCGTCGAGGCCATCGAAGAGATGAACCGGACGGCAACAACTTTCGCCGGGCAGCGCGACACCATCGACCGTGCGCTGAACAAGATTCCGCCGGCCATCGACGTGTTGATCAAAGAACGCCCGAAGTTCGTCACTGCCCTGACCAAGCTGGGCCAGTTCGGCGACCTGTCGGCGGGTCTGGTCAACGACTCCGGGCACCAACTGGTCTCCGACCTCATCCACATCGAACCGGCGTTGCGTTCGCTGGCCGACATCGGTCCGGAGCTCAACTCGGCGGTGGCCTACGCCTCGGCGTTCCCGTACGGGCCGAATGCGATCGAGCGCGCCGTGCGGGGCGACTTCCTGAACCTGTTCGCCGTCTTCGACCTCACCAAACCGCGGCTCAAGCGGGCGCTGTTCGCCGGTACTCAGTGGGGTGACGAGGACGCGAAACTGGTTCCGGCGCCCGGCGATCCCTGGTATCTGAACTTCTCCCAGGATCCGCTGCAAGAGCCGATCCTGCAGTCATCGGGCCAGGCCCTGCCGCAGGGAGCGGTTGGCTCGGGAGGCGGTGGCTAG
- a CDS encoding MCE family protein yields MRSGLGTLVKFGIYAVVMVLATVFLFAIFAEVRTGPTVGYQAVFADASRLKAGDSVRVAGVRVGTVGGVSLRPDGTVLVKFQADRNIPLTTGTQASVRYLNLVGDRYLELADGPGSTQLLGKGAQIPLERTAPALDLDLLLNGLKPVIRGLNPEDVNSLTASLIQIMQGQGGTIDSLMSRTSSFSNSLADNNQVIESLIDQLRTTLATLSNGDKRFSGAIDRLGKLVAGLAADRDPIGTAVTALDRGTASLADLLGNARDPLTNTITQVDRLTTAINADLAGLDMSLQKAPENYRKAIRLGAYGGFIQYYICAVQVRVSDTQGRTAVFPWIKAEEGRCSDTD; encoded by the coding sequence ATGAGAAGCGGGCTCGGAACTCTGGTCAAGTTCGGCATCTACGCGGTGGTGATGGTGCTGGCAACGGTATTTCTGTTCGCGATCTTCGCTGAGGTCCGGACCGGCCCCACGGTGGGCTACCAAGCAGTGTTCGCCGATGCCTCCCGGCTCAAGGCCGGCGACAGCGTGCGGGTCGCCGGCGTGCGGGTCGGCACGGTCGGCGGCGTGTCGCTGCGTCCGGACGGAACGGTTTTGGTGAAGTTCCAGGCCGACCGCAACATTCCGCTCACCACCGGCACCCAGGCCTCGGTGCGCTACCTGAACCTGGTGGGTGACCGTTACCTGGAACTGGCCGATGGGCCGGGGTCGACTCAGCTGTTGGGAAAGGGAGCGCAGATCCCGCTCGAGCGGACCGCGCCGGCGCTGGATCTGGACCTGCTGCTCAACGGCCTCAAGCCGGTGATCCGCGGCCTGAATCCCGAGGACGTCAATTCGCTGACGGCCTCGCTGATCCAGATCATGCAGGGCCAGGGCGGCACCATCGACTCACTGATGTCGCGGACCTCGTCGTTCTCGAATTCCCTGGCCGACAACAACCAAGTGATCGAGTCCCTGATCGACCAACTGCGCACGACGCTGGCCACCCTGTCCAACGGCGACAAACGGTTCTCCGGTGCTATCGACCGGCTGGGCAAGCTGGTCGCCGGGCTGGCGGCCGACCGCGACCCGATCGGGACTGCGGTGACAGCTCTTGACCGCGGCACCGCATCGCTGGCCGATCTGCTCGGCAACGCCCGGGATCCCTTGACCAACACGATCACTCAGGTCGATCGGTTGACTACCGCGATCAACGCCGACCTGGCCGGCCTGGACATGTCGTTGCAGAAGGCGCCGGAGAACTACCGCAAGGCCATCCGGCTCGGGGCCTACGGCGGGTTCATCCAGTACTACATCTGCGCGGTTCAGGTCCGGGTCAGCGATACCCAAGGCCGAACCGCGGTGTTCCCCTGGATCAAGGCGGAGGAGGGCCGATGCAGCGACACCGACTGA
- a CDS encoding MCE family protein encodes MVLGATADPPLGGHLNDPDRAAAAAGRHRPAGTRRQQPTYLRPLIGLVTVLTIAAAIGLPIGLFRGSFTRTVPVTVLSQRAGLVMYPDAKVKIRGVQVGKVGDIEAKPDGTAVLHLKMEPGQLSMIPANVSARIASSTVFGAKFVDLVPPPEPVTARMHAGQVLAGEHVTVEINTVFQQLVRVLDKIDPKKLNETLSAVSTAFNGRGQKLGQALTDFDKLLAEIEPSLGTLEHETATMAPVFRSYADAAPDLTAALGATSTMSESIVTEQNSLDTFLLSAIGLADTGNEVLGENRQALTDLTQVLEPTAALLDKYHEELGCSIGGLVPFAKSPPFNVPGIIITASFTLAKERYRYPDHLPKVAARSDRSYCTELGLPDVPPEYRVPALIADTGANPYEYGNQGILLNSDGLKQALFGPIAGPPRNSAQVGMPG; translated from the coding sequence ATGGTCCTGGGAGCGACCGCAGATCCGCCGCTGGGCGGCCATCTCAATGATCCGGACCGAGCGGCGGCCGCCGCGGGCCGGCATCGGCCCGCCGGTACCCGGCGCCAGCAGCCGACCTACCTGCGTCCGCTGATCGGGCTGGTGACGGTGCTGACGATCGCGGCGGCGATCGGGCTGCCGATCGGCCTTTTCCGGGGCAGCTTCACCCGCACCGTGCCGGTCACGGTGCTGTCGCAGCGCGCCGGCCTGGTGATGTATCCCGACGCCAAAGTCAAGATCCGCGGTGTCCAGGTCGGCAAGGTCGGCGACATCGAGGCCAAGCCGGACGGTACCGCTGTCCTGCACCTGAAGATGGAACCCGGACAACTGTCGATGATCCCGGCCAACGTCAGCGCCCGGATCGCCTCCTCGACGGTGTTCGGGGCCAAGTTCGTGGATCTGGTGCCGCCGCCGGAACCGGTCACCGCCCGCATGCACGCCGGCCAGGTCCTGGCGGGCGAACACGTCACCGTCGAGATCAACACGGTGTTCCAACAACTGGTGCGGGTCTTGGACAAGATCGACCCGAAGAAACTCAACGAGACGCTGAGCGCCGTCTCGACGGCGTTCAACGGGCGCGGGCAGAAGCTGGGCCAGGCGCTCACCGACTTCGACAAGCTGCTGGCCGAGATCGAGCCCAGCCTGGGCACCCTGGAACACGAGACCGCCACCATGGCGCCGGTGTTTCGGTCCTACGCCGATGCGGCCCCGGACCTCACCGCCGCGCTGGGCGCCACCAGCACCATGAGTGAAAGCATCGTGACCGAGCAGAACAGCCTGGACACCTTCCTGCTCAGTGCCATCGGTCTGGCCGATACCGGCAACGAGGTCCTGGGCGAGAACCGGCAGGCCCTGACCGACTTGACGCAGGTGCTGGAGCCGACCGCCGCGCTGCTGGACAAGTACCACGAGGAACTCGGTTGCTCGATCGGTGGCTTGGTGCCGTTCGCCAAATCCCCGCCGTTCAACGTCCCCGGCATCATCATCACCGCCAGCTTCACCCTGGCCAAGGAACGCTACCGCTACCCCGACCATCTACCGAAGGTGGCGGCCCGCTCCGACCGTTCCTACTGCACGGAACTGGGCCTGCCCGACGTACCGCCGGAATACCGGGTGCCCGCGTTGATCGCCGACACTGGAGCCAACCCGTACGAGTACGGCAACCAGGGCATTCTGCTCAACTCCGATGGCCTCAAGCAGGCGCTGTTCGGGCCGATCGCTGGGCCGCCGCGCAACAGCGCCCAGGTGGGGATGCCGGGATGA